One region of Rana temporaria chromosome 11, aRanTem1.1, whole genome shotgun sequence genomic DNA includes:
- the PSMD13 gene encoding 26S proteasome non-ATPase regulatory subunit 13, translating to MRDVTAFLQQQQSQSSSPEVAGVWHRMEELYNKKLWHQLTLQLLDFVQDPECAKGDGLIKLYENFISDFEHRINPLSLVEIILHVVRQMTDPTVALSFLEKTREKVKSSDEAVILCRTAIGALKLNIGDLQATKETIEGVEEMLGGLAGVTSVHSRFYDLSSKYYQTIGNHASYYKDALRFLGCTELKDLPISEQQDRAFTLGLAGLLGDGVYNFGELLMHPVLESLRTSDRKWLIDTLYAFNSGNVETFRALKTAWGQQPDLAANETLLLKKIQLLCLMEMTFTRPANHRQLTFEEIAKSAQVNVNDVEMLVMKALSVGLLRGSIDEVDKRVHITWVQPRVLDLQQIKGMKDRLEFWCTDVKSMEMLVEHQAHDILT from the exons ATGAGGGACGTGACCGCATTTCTACAGCAGCAGCAAAGCCAGAGCTCGTCACCCGAGGTGGCCGGAGTGTGGCACCGAATGGAGGAACTCTACAATAAGAA gttatGGCATCAACTGACTCTGCAACTGCTGGACTTTGTGCAAGATCCTGAGTGCGCTAAAGGAGATGGACTTATCAAG CTTTACGAAAACTTTATCAGTGATTTTGAGCACAG gattaacCCATTGTCTCTGGTTGAAATAATCCTTCATGTAGTGAGACAAATGACAG atCCCACAGTAGCACTTAGTTTTCTAGAAAAGACTCGGGAGAAG gtgaaaaGTAGTGATGAGGCAGTGATACTGTGTAGAACCGCAATTGGAGCTCTGAAATTGAACATTGGAGATTTGCAAGCTACCAAG GAAACCATTGAAGGTGTAGAGGAGATGCTTGGAGGACTTGCTGGTGTAACGTCTGTGCACAGCCGCTTTTATGACCTGTCTAGCAAATATTACCAgaccataggaaaccatgcttCCTATTACAAAGATGCTCTGAGATTTCTAGGCTGCACAGAACTTAAAGACCTACCAA TATCAGAACAGCAAGATAGAGCCTTTACACTTGGCCTAGCTGGATTACTTGGTGATGGGGTCTATAACTTTGGAGAACTG TTGATGCATCCAGTCTTGGAGTCGCTGCGTACCTCTGATCGTAAATGGCTGATAGACACACTCTATGCCTTCAACAGCGGTAATGTGGAGACATTCCGAGCCCTGAAAACGGCATGGGGACAGCAG CCCGACCTTGCTGCCAATGAAACACTTTTGCTTAAGAAGATTCAGCTGCTATGTTTAATGGAG ATGACGTTTACACGACCTGCGAATCACCGCCAGCTAACCTTTGAAGAGATCGCAAAGAGTGCGCAAGTCAACGTTAATGAC GTGGAGATGCTGGTTATGAAAGCACTGTCTGTTGGTTTGCTGCGGGGCAGCATCGATGAAGTAGACAAGCGAGTACACATCACATGGGTCCAGCCTCGGGTTCTTGATCTCCAACAG ATCAAGGGTATGAAAGACCGTCTAGAGTTTTGGTGCACAGACGTGAAGAGCATGGAGATGTTGGTAGAACACCAAGCCCACGACATCCTGACGTAG